Proteins encoded by one window of Rhodobacteraceae bacterium IMCC1335:
- a CDS encoding DUF2282 domain-containing protein, giving the protein MSEHLKTKILVGAVAVALSSPMVATASSHSGAKEKCYGVSLAGQNDCAAGAGTTCAGTSTMDYQGNSFSLVDAGSCLEIELPNDAGDQARMGSLTALERDLPS; this is encoded by the coding sequence ATGTCAGAACATCTAAAAACAAAAATCTTGGTCGGGGCCGTAGCCGTTGCCTTGAGCTCACCTATGGTTGCTACCGCTTCATCCCACTCTGGTGCGAAAGAAAAATGCTATGGCGTATCCCTAGCCGGCCAAAATGATTGCGCTGCAGGCGCAGGCACTACCTGCGCAGGCACTTCAACTATGGATTACCAAGGCAATTCCTTTTCGTTGGTGGATGCAGGCAGCTGTCTGGAAATCGAGCTGCCAAATGACGCAGGCGATCAAGCCCGTATGGGATCCCTTACAGCCTTAGAGCGCGATCTGCCCTCTTAA
- the thrS gene encoding threonine--tRNA ligase — protein MSQITLTLPDNSKRNYAAGITAAEVANDIATSLGKKAISATLDEAHWDLQWPIENDAAIAINTMKDVAPALELVRHDLAHIMARAVQEIWPDVKVTIGPVIENGWYYDFDRTEPFTPEDLGLIEKTMKAIINKREAVRTEIWSRDKAVQHYTDSDEPYKVELIEAIPGTEPLRMYWHGDWQDLCRGPHLQHTGQVPADAFKLMSVAGAYWRGDSNRAMLQRIYGVAFLNKEQLKAHLHMLEEAAKRDHRKLGREMALFHMQEEAPGQIFWHPNGWKIYTTIQDYMRRQQTRDGYVEVNTPQVVDRKLWEASGHWEKYQEHMFIVEVDEDHAREKAVNALKPMNCPCHVQVYNQGLKSYRDLPLRMAEFGSCNRYEPSGALHGIMRVRGFTQDDAHIFCREDQIEYETKKFINFLSNVYEDLGFEKFAIKFSDRPEQRSGSDAVWDRAEAALKSATEAAGCEFELNPGEGAFYGPKLEFVLTDAIGRDWQCGTLQVDFVLPERLDANYIGEDGDKHRPVMLHRACLGSFERFIGILIENFAGKLPFWLAPRQVVVAAIVSDADEYCREVVALLTRLGIRAELDLRNEKINYKVREHSVAKVPVILVCGKREVENQTVSIRRLGETQTSVAPLDEIAQSLKTESVAPDLR, from the coding sequence ATGTCCCAAATTACGCTCACCCTTCCAGATAACAGCAAGCGCAACTATGCGGCCGGGATAACCGCAGCCGAAGTGGCCAATGATATTGCGACATCGCTGGGCAAAAAAGCTATTAGCGCAACGCTAGACGAAGCGCATTGGGATCTGCAATGGCCCATCGAAAACGACGCCGCAATCGCTATCAACACGATGAAAGACGTGGCACCTGCGCTGGAGCTGGTGCGCCATGATCTGGCGCATATCATGGCCCGCGCCGTTCAAGAGATTTGGCCAGACGTAAAGGTGACAATCGGCCCAGTGATTGAAAACGGTTGGTATTACGATTTTGATCGCACCGAGCCATTTACCCCAGAAGATCTTGGTTTGATTGAAAAAACTATGAAAGCCATCATCAATAAACGCGAGGCAGTTCGCACAGAAATCTGGTCGCGCGACAAAGCCGTGCAGCATTATACCGATTCGGATGAACCCTATAAAGTTGAACTGATCGAGGCGATACCGGGTACAGAGCCTCTGCGCATGTATTGGCATGGCGATTGGCAGGATCTGTGCCGTGGGCCACATTTACAACATACAGGACAAGTGCCGGCCGACGCGTTTAAGCTGATGTCGGTGGCCGGTGCTTATTGGCGCGGCGATAGCAATCGCGCCATGTTGCAGCGTATTTACGGCGTGGCGTTTTTGAATAAAGAGCAGCTAAAAGCCCACCTGCATATGCTGGAAGAAGCCGCAAAGCGCGACCATCGAAAATTAGGGCGCGAAATGGCTCTGTTTCACATGCAAGAAGAAGCCCCCGGACAAATTTTTTGGCATCCAAATGGCTGGAAAATATATACCACGATCCAAGATTATATGCGCCGCCAACAAACACGGGACGGCTATGTCGAAGTCAATACTCCCCAAGTGGTGGATCGCAAATTATGGGAAGCCTCTGGTCATTGGGAAAAATACCAAGAACATATGTTTATTGTTGAGGTCGACGAAGATCATGCGCGCGAAAAAGCCGTCAATGCGTTGAAACCGATGAACTGCCCCTGCCACGTACAAGTATATAATCAGGGCTTAAAGTCTTACCGCGATTTGCCATTGCGGATGGCTGAATTTGGCAGCTGCAACCGCTATGAGCCGTCTGGCGCGTTGCATGGCATCATGCGCGTGCGCGGCTTTACCCAAGATGATGCCCATATTTTCTGCCGCGAAGATCAGATCGAATATGAAACGAAGAAATTCATCAATTTTCTTTCAAATGTATATGAAGATTTGGGTTTTGAGAAATTCGCCATTAAATTCTCGGATCGGCCCGAACAACGATCGGGCAGTGATGCGGTATGGGATCGCGCCGAGGCCGCTTTAAAATCGGCCACGGAAGCGGCCGGTTGTGAGTTTGAACTTAACCCGGGCGAAGGCGCATTTTACGGCCCAAAATTAGAATTCGTGCTGACCGATGCCATCGGGCGTGATTGGCAATGCGGGACTTTGCAGGTGGATTTCGTTTTACCCGAACGGCTTGATGCAAATTATATTGGCGAAGATGGGGATAAACATCGCCCCGTGATGCTGCACCGCGCTTGCTTGGGCTCTTTTGAACGCTTCATCGGTATTTTGATCGAAAACTTTGCTGGAAAGCTGCCGTTTTGGTTGGCCCCGCGGCAAGTTGTGGTGGCGGCAATCGTTTCGGATGCGGATGAATATTGCCGCGAAGTGGTTGCTTTGCTTACTCGCTTGGGAATTCGGGCCGAGCTCGACCTGCGCAATGAAAAAATCAATTATAAAGTGCGCGAACATTCAGTGGCAAAAGTACCTGTTATTTTGGTCTGCGGAAAAAGAGAAGTTGAAAACCAAACCGTCTCAATTCGCCGTCTTGGCGAAACGCAAACAAGCGTCGCCCCGTTAGATGAGATTGCACAATCGCTGAAAACAGAGTCTGTAGCGCCTGATTTAAGATAA
- a CDS encoding alpha/beta fold hydrolase produces the protein MPAFYTTSQARRLAYHKTAGASPNLVFLGGFKSDMQGSKALFLESWAQQRGFAYLRFDYSGHGESSGVFTDGSIGSWAQDAESIINEKTQGPIVLVGSSMGGWIALLLAQRLAGRVAGLMTIAAAPDFTEDSMWPSFSAEQKAEVLEKGLTLLPSDYGEAYPITRHLIEEARDHLVMRASLSLPFPVICLQGTQDRSVTRQTALNLLDHIESPDASLTFLAGQDHSFSTAECLAVIDQNLTVLFEKLTKRMGQP, from the coding sequence ATGCCCGCTTTTTACACCACCTCGCAGGCGCGCCGGCTTGCCTATCACAAAACCGCAGGCGCCTCGCCCAATTTGGTGTTTTTGGGGGGATTTAAATCCGATATGCAGGGTTCAAAAGCGCTTTTCCTAGAAAGTTGGGCGCAGCAGCGCGGCTTTGCTTATCTGCGTTTTGATTATTCTGGTCATGGCGAGTCCTCAGGCGTGTTTACCGATGGATCTATTGGGAGTTGGGCGCAGGATGCAGAGTCTATCATTAACGAAAAAACGCAGGGTCCTATCGTGCTAGTCGGCTCCTCGATGGGGGGATGGATTGCGCTGCTTTTGGCGCAGCGGTTGGCAGGTCGTGTTGCGGGTTTGATGACAATCGCAGCTGCGCCTGATTTTACCGAAGACAGCATGTGGCCGAGTTTTTCGGCTGAACAAAAAGCCGAAGTTTTGGAAAAAGGTCTTACCTTATTGCCATCTGATTATGGCGAGGCTTATCCAATCACCCGACATTTGATCGAAGAGGCCCGCGACCATCTGGTGATGCGGGCAAGTCTGTCCCTGCCGTTTCCGGTGATTTGCTTGCAAGGTACACAAGATCGTAGCGTAACCCGCCAAACCGCCCTCAATTTGCTGGATCATATTGAAAGCCCGGATGCGTCATTAACTTTTTTGGCGGGGCAAGATCATTCCTTTTCAACTGCCGAATGCTTGGCTGTAATTGATCAGAATTTGACCGTCTTATTTGAAAAATTAACCAAACGTATGGGGCAGCCATAA
- a CDS encoding alpha/beta fold hydrolase encodes MTLFFILITSALGVLAVGLVYWGPREPADLSLPTPKPIGDDLDHYLQDAERAYSDIKPSLEKRIIWANDGKEKTPLSVVYLHGFSAASEEIRPVPDLVSNALGSNLFFTRLQGHGREDKALAEGTVAGWMADLQEAILIGERLGERVLLISTSTGGTLAAAAALNSKLSHKLAGSVFVSPNFGILDFRARFLTWPLARYWLPVFAGKTRRFDARSAAHAATCSLVYPSVAVLPVGALVKQVMQLDFAGAKIPSLFLYSLKDQVVQADKILQVMHAWGGQSTGQEIHLGQQDDESFHVLAGHVLSPSQTKPVADIIINWAQRV; translated from the coding sequence ATGACACTTTTTTTCATTTTGATAACAAGTGCTCTGGGCGTCTTGGCGGTGGGTTTGGTCTATTGGGGCCCCCGTGAACCCGCAGATTTAAGTTTGCCGACGCCGAAACCGATTGGCGATGATCTCGATCATTATTTGCAAGATGCAGAGCGCGCGTATTCCGATATTAAACCCTCCCTAGAAAAACGCATCATTTGGGCAAATGACGGCAAAGAAAAAACGCCGCTATCTGTGGTGTATTTGCACGGGTTTTCGGCAGCATCTGAAGAAATTAGGCCCGTACCCGATTTGGTCTCAAACGCTTTGGGCAGCAATTTGTTTTTTACCCGCCTGCAAGGGCATGGGCGCGAAGATAAAGCCCTGGCAGAGGGGACGGTTGCGGGTTGGATGGCGGATTTACAAGAGGCGATTTTAATTGGTGAGCGCTTGGGCGAGCGGGTTTTACTTATCTCGACCTCGACAGGGGGCACTTTGGCGGCGGCGGCGGCTCTAAATTCGAAGCTGTCCCACAAGCTTGCAGGCTCGGTGTTTGTATCGCCAAATTTTGGTATCTTAGATTTTCGCGCGCGGTTCTTAACATGGCCGTTGGCGCGCTATTGGTTGCCGGTTTTTGCGGGCAAAACGCGCCGGTTTGACGCCCGCAGCGCGGCGCATGCCGCGACGTGCAGCCTTGTTTATCCATCCGTGGCGGTTCTGCCCGTCGGTGCCTTGGTCAAACAGGTCATGCAATTGGATTTTGCAGGCGCAAAAATTCCCAGCTTATTTTTATATTCTTTAAAAGATCAGGTGGTACAGGCTGATAAAATTTTACAGGTAATGCATGCTTGGGGCGGCCAGAGCACAGGGCAGGAAATTCACTTGGGGCAACAGGATGATGAGAGCTTCCACGTGCTTGCCGGGCATGTCTTGTCGCCTAGCCAAACCAAGCCCGTTGCCGATATCATCATCAATTGGGCCCAACGCGTTTAA
- a CDS encoding redoxin domain-containing protein, protein MRLWILFAMMITASTATALDFTFENIDGGELSLSDYKGRPILVVNTASRCGFTGQLSGLQKLHETYKDQGLVVLAVPSNDFNQELGSNADVKEFCELGYSTTMPMTGITKVKGPNAHPFFKWAKRSAGFTPSWNFNKLLIDQNGQIVKSFGSVARPSGRKITSEIEILLQ, encoded by the coding sequence ATGCGCCTATGGATTTTATTTGCAATGATGATCACCGCCAGCACTGCCACCGCCCTTGACTTTACCTTTGAAAATATTGACGGGGGCGAGCTATCCTTATCGGATTACAAAGGGCGTCCAATTTTAGTTGTAAATACGGCCAGCAGATGTGGTTTCACTGGTCAGTTGAGCGGGCTGCAAAAGCTTCACGAAACCTATAAAGACCAAGGTCTGGTGGTTCTGGCTGTGCCCTCGAATGATTTCAACCAAGAATTGGGTAGCAACGCGGATGTTAAAGAGTTTTGCGAGCTTGGTTATAGCACCACGATGCCGATGACCGGTATCACTAAGGTAAAAGGGCCAAATGCGCATCCGTTTTTCAAATGGGCGAAACGCTCTGCTGGCTTCACGCCGTCTTGGAATTTCAATAAATTGTTGATCGATCAAAATGGCCAAATCGTTAAGAGTTTTGGCTCAGTTGCGCGTCCCAGTGGGCGAAAGATTACGTCTGAAATCGAAATACTGCTTCAGTGA
- a CDS encoding M3 family oligoendopeptidase yields the protein MYFPIIAPRDANTSHGDKNLGDLPEWDLSDLYAAEDAPQLNSDLQWLEGECAKFAQDYQNNLATLNADQLLNCIHRNEKISAIAGRIMSFAGLRYYQMTTDSNRAKFMSDAQEKITNFTTPLVFFTLEINRLEEGHLDTLFAQNKELARYKPVFDKIRAMKPYQLSDELENFLHDLGVVGDAWEKLFDETIAGLSFDVAGETHNIESTLNFLTDQNRDNRQAAAYALADVFQDNIKTFARVHNTQAKEKEILDRWRGMPSPQTGRHLSNHVEPEVVEALRNAVVSAYPQLSHRYYELKRKWLGLDKMQVWDRNAPLPLETDRLVDWPEARETVMSAYASFDPRLADLAEPFFTKGWIDAPVKPGKAPGAFAHPTVTDVHPYVMLNYLGKPRDVMTLAHELGHGVHQVLAAKQGEMLSSTPLTLAETASVFGEMLTFKKMLENAKDQNERKVLLAGKVEDMINTVIRQIAFYDFECKLHEARKAGELTPDDINALWMSVQGESLGPAFEFMDGYETFWAYIPHFVHSPFYVYAYAFGDGLVNALYAVYEAAPDGFQEKYFDMLKAGGSQHHKDLLAPFGLDASDPTFWQQGLSMISSMIDELEAMETP from the coding sequence ATGTATTTTCCCATTATTGCCCCACGCGATGCAAACACATCTCATGGAGATAAAAACCTTGGCGATCTGCCTGAATGGGATTTAAGTGACCTTTACGCGGCGGAAGACGCACCGCAATTGAACAGCGACTTGCAATGGCTCGAAGGAGAATGTGCAAAATTCGCACAGGATTATCAAAATAATCTGGCCACATTAAACGCCGATCAACTGCTCAACTGTATCCACCGAAACGAGAAAATCAGCGCCATCGCGGGGCGCATCATGTCCTTCGCGGGGCTGCGCTATTATCAAATGACCACCGATAGCAACCGCGCCAAATTTATGTCGGATGCGCAGGAAAAAATCACCAATTTCACCACGCCTTTGGTGTTTTTCACCCTCGAGATCAATCGGCTTGAAGAGGGCCATTTAGACACGCTGTTTGCGCAGAACAAGGAATTAGCCCGATATAAGCCGGTGTTTGACAAAATCCGAGCGATGAAGCCCTACCAGCTGTCTGATGAGTTGGAGAATTTTCTGCATGATCTTGGTGTCGTTGGAGATGCGTGGGAAAAACTATTTGATGAAACAATCGCAGGATTGTCTTTCGACGTGGCAGGCGAAACGCATAATATCGAGAGCACTTTAAATTTCTTAACCGATCAAAACCGAGATAACCGCCAAGCCGCAGCATATGCTTTGGCCGATGTGTTTCAAGACAACATCAAAACCTTCGCGCGCGTGCACAACACGCAAGCCAAAGAAAAAGAGATCTTAGACCGCTGGCGGGGCATGCCCAGCCCACAAACCGGTCGGCATTTATCCAACCATGTCGAACCGGAAGTGGTTGAAGCGTTGCGAAACGCTGTGGTAAGCGCCTACCCGCAACTCAGCCATCGTTATTATGAGCTCAAGCGCAAATGGCTGGGGCTGGATAAAATGCAAGTGTGGGATCGAAACGCACCTCTTCCGCTGGAAACCGATCGTTTGGTAGATTGGCCGGAGGCCCGCGAGACGGTGATGAGCGCCTATGCAAGCTTTGATCCGCGTTTGGCGGATTTGGCTGAACCGTTTTTCACCAAAGGGTGGATAGATGCACCGGTTAAACCCGGTAAAGCCCCCGGTGCTTTCGCGCATCCCACCGTGACCGATGTGCATCCCTATGTGATGCTGAATTACTTGGGAAAACCGCGCGATGTGATGACTTTGGCGCATGAATTGGGGCATGGCGTTCATCAAGTTCTGGCTGCAAAGCAAGGCGAAATGCTTTCCTCTACACCTTTAACCCTTGCAGAAACGGCATCCGTATTTGGCGAAATGCTCACCTTCAAAAAAATGTTGGAAAACGCCAAAGATCAAAATGAGCGCAAAGTATTATTAGCCGGAAAAGTGGAAGATATGATCAACACGGTCATCCGGCAAATCGCCTTTTACGATTTTGAGTGCAAATTGCATGAGGCACGAAAAGCCGGCGAACTCACGCCCGATGATATCAACGCGCTTTGGATGAGCGTTCAGGGCGAAAGCCTTGGGCCAGCCTTCGAGTTTATGGATGGCTATGAAACCTTTTGGGCCTATATCCCGCATTTCGTGCATTCGCCATTTTACGTTTACGCCTATGCATTCGGCGATGGTTTGGTCAACGCGCTATACGCCGTTTATGAAGCGGCTCCTGATGGCTTTCAGGAAAAATACTTCGATATGTTAAAGGCCGGCGGCTCCCAACATCACAAAGATCTGTTGGCCCCATTTGGTTTAGACGCTAGTGATCCAACATTTTGGCAGCAAGGATTATCGATGATCTCATCGATGATCGATGAGCTTGAAGCGATGGAAACTCCCTAA
- a CDS encoding amidohydrolase family protein encodes MSSPKPTAPAPALARPPHKKARPGSCDTHVHLLAAANEFPLYEGRAEDPPSGHTFQEWIRLYRRHLENLGCTRGVIVHSIFYGTDNSVTVAALREMGAGFRGIGLLPDQASEADLDQFVAWNMAGVRLNYVHGGVLSWKGAKAMAPKLADRGLHIQMLMHAHLHMNELQTDLQNLPVHVCFDHIGWPDLTLGTGNAGLEALYQMLDSGKVWIKLSGLYRLANAPYFDTDEIVSRLVRANPERCLWGSDWPHIMLNGAEMPDAGSLMDAFYRVVSDEKTRDQILIENPKKLYGFAD; translated from the coding sequence ATGTCCAGCCCTAAGCCAACCGCGCCCGCCCCGGCCTTGGCGCGCCCCCCTCACAAAAAGGCGCGGCCGGGCAGTTGCGATACGCATGTCCATCTTCTAGCCGCAGCAAACGAATTTCCGCTCTATGAGGGCCGCGCGGAAGACCCCCCGAGCGGTCATACATTTCAAGAGTGGATCAGGCTGTATCGTCGTCATCTGGAAAATTTGGGCTGCACCCGCGGGGTTATCGTGCATTCAATTTTTTACGGCACAGATAATAGCGTGACCGTGGCGGCCCTGCGCGAAATGGGCGCAGGTTTTCGTGGCATTGGCTTGCTTCCCGATCAGGCTTCAGAAGCCGATCTTGACCAATTCGTAGCCTGGAACATGGCTGGCGTGCGGCTGAATTACGTCCATGGGGGTGTTTTAAGCTGGAAAGGCGCCAAAGCAATGGCGCCGAAACTGGCCGATCGGGGTTTGCATATTCAAATGCTTATGCATGCCCATCTGCACATGAACGAATTACAAACCGACCTGCAAAACCTGCCTGTGCATGTGTGTTTTGATCATATCGGATGGCCCGACTTAACGCTTGGAACAGGCAATGCCGGGCTTGAGGCACTGTATCAAATGTTGGATAGCGGCAAGGTTTGGATCAAATTGTCAGGCCTCTACCGGCTGGCAAATGCCCCGTATTTTGACACGGATGAAATTGTTTCAAGGCTCGTGCGCGCCAATCCAGAGCGCTGCCTATGGGGATCAGATTGGCCCCATATCATGCTCAACGGCGCTGAAATGCCCGATGCGGGGTCTTTGATGGATGCGTTTTATCGCGTGGTCAGCGATGAAAAAACGCGCGATCAAATTTTGATTGAGAACCCCAAGAAACTTTACGGCTTCGCCGATTGA
- a CDS encoding ATP-dependent DNA ligase gives MKAFAQLIKTLDEASQTNAKLAALSEYFKSAAPEDRVWCIALFSGRRPARSVTTTEMRIWAAEAAELPLWLLENTYHIVGDLAETISLLLPPAQYKSTRTLQQWIQALLNLKGQDLATRKGFMLSAWTECDGYERLVFNKLITGGFRIGVSQKLMTRALAQATGQDAADLAHKLMGQWDPQTTSWEDLILAQNARINLSRPYPFCLAHALDTEPTKLGDISAWSAEWKWDGIRAQVVVREQTCFIWSRGEEMVNNQFPELAPLAEQLPHGTVIDGELLAWADDKPLPFNYLQKRLGRKTVPSSLLKSAPIRLLAYDLLEEKGTDIRAQPFAQRRSALEALLQTHNAKDVIIPSLALPAKSWEDLAEYRAAARSKLAEGLMIKSRQSPYIAGRKKGHWWKWKLDPRTVDGVMIYAQAGHGRRANLYTDFTFAVWDGPTLVPFTKAYSGLSDAEFRKITAWVRKNTLQRFGPVRQVTPQHVFEIAFEGIQESTRHKSGIALRFPRMARWRSDKKPEDANTLADLKEMLHVQP, from the coding sequence ATGAAAGCCTTTGCGCAGCTGATCAAAACACTGGATGAAGCCAGTCAAACCAACGCGAAGCTTGCGGCGCTATCTGAATATTTTAAAAGCGCCGCGCCTGAAGATCGCGTCTGGTGCATTGCTCTATTTTCTGGCCGCAGGCCTGCGCGCAGCGTCACCACCACCGAAATGCGTATTTGGGCAGCCGAGGCGGCCGAGTTGCCGCTATGGCTGTTGGAAAACACCTATCACATTGTGGGTGATTTGGCCGAAACCATTTCGCTTTTACTGCCGCCTGCGCAGTACAAATCAACGCGCACGCTTCAGCAATGGATCCAAGCCCTTCTCAATTTGAAAGGTCAGGATCTGGCGACACGCAAAGGCTTCATGCTTTCAGCTTGGACAGAATGCGACGGGTATGAGCGTTTAGTGTTCAATAAATTAATCACGGGCGGCTTTCGCATCGGCGTCAGTCAAAAGTTGATGACGCGCGCTTTGGCCCAAGCAACCGGGCAGGATGCTGCCGATCTCGCTCATAAATTAATGGGTCAGTGGGATCCACAAACAACCAGTTGGGAAGATCTTATTCTTGCGCAAAACGCCCGTATCAATCTATCGCGCCCCTATCCGTTTTGCCTTGCACATGCCTTAGATACAGAGCCCACAAAACTGGGCGACATCAGCGCGTGGTCTGCCGAATGGAAATGGGATGGCATACGCGCCCAAGTGGTGGTGCGCGAGCAAACCTGTTTCATCTGGTCGCGGGGTGAAGAGATGGTGAACAATCAGTTTCCCGAGCTGGCCCCTTTGGCTGAACAATTACCACATGGCACCGTGATCGATGGCGAATTATTGGCTTGGGCAGATGACAAACCCCTGCCCTTTAATTATTTACAAAAACGCCTTGGGCGCAAAACAGTGCCGTCGAGCCTGCTCAAATCTGCGCCAATACGGCTGTTAGCCTATGACCTGCTCGAGGAGAAAGGCACCGATATACGCGCGCAACCCTTCGCGCAGCGTCGCTCCGCATTGGAGGCGCTTTTGCAAACGCATAACGCGAAGGATGTGATCATCCCTTCACTCGCACTTCCAGCTAAAAGCTGGGAGGACTTGGCAGAATATCGGGCCGCCGCGCGATCTAAGCTGGCGGAAGGTTTGATGATAAAATCACGCCAGAGCCCCTATATCGCCGGGCGCAAAAAGGGGCATTGGTGGAAATGGAAGCTAGATCCGCGCACCGTTGACGGCGTGATGATCTATGCTCAAGCCGGACATGGGCGGCGGGCCAACCTCTATACTGATTTCACCTTTGCTGTATGGGATGGCCCAACGCTCGTACCCTTCACCAAAGCCTATTCGGGGCTAAGCGATGCCGAATTTCGCAAAATTACTGCCTGGGTGCGCAAAAATACGCTGCAACGATTTGGCCCCGTGCGCCAGGTCACGCCGCAGCATGTTTTTGAAATAGCCTTTGAAGGCATCCAAGAAAGCACGCGCCATAAATCAGGTATTGCACTGCGCTTTCCGCGTATGGCACGCTGGCGCAGCGATAAAAAACCAGAGGATGCAAATACCTTGGCCGACTTAAAGGAAATGCTTCATGTCCAGCCCTAA
- a CDS encoding ligase-associated DNA damage response exonuclease, which translates to MSKPALLRFTDRGIYCPAGEFYIDPWRPVDRALLTHGHADHARPGHNRYLSTDIAAPVISHRLNNPVLETIRYGETRKIKDALVSFHPAGHIPGSAQIRIEVAGETWVVSGDYKIENDGLTTPFEPLKCHSFISECTFGLPAFQWQPQNTVFDQINAWWAETAKAGKCCLLGAYGLGKAQRLLCGLDATIGPILTHSATEATNHILRDQGFDLPKTQKIMPDTDRKAQRGALILAPPSVFGSAWAKRFGETSTGFVSGWMALRGIRRRRGFDRGFVLSDHADWPALNAVVKETGAENIYVTHGYTDIFNNWLNDQGYNSSIVKTDFTGDEAELPEEESAE; encoded by the coding sequence ATGAGCAAACCAGCACTTCTTCGTTTCACGGATCGTGGGATATATTGCCCCGCCGGAGAGTTTTACATTGACCCGTGGCGCCCCGTGGATCGTGCGCTTCTCACCCACGGTCATGCCGACCACGCCCGCCCTGGGCATAACAGATATCTCAGCACGGATATTGCTGCTCCTGTGATATCGCATCGCTTAAACAATCCCGTATTGGAAACCATCCGCTATGGAGAAACCAGAAAGATTAAAGATGCGCTGGTCTCGTTTCACCCCGCCGGCCATATCCCTGGCTCTGCCCAAATTCGCATTGAGGTTGCAGGTGAAACATGGGTGGTATCAGGCGATTACAAAATCGAAAATGATGGATTAACAACACCTTTTGAGCCGTTGAAATGTCATAGCTTTATTAGCGAATGTACCTTTGGCCTTCCGGCGTTTCAATGGCAACCTCAAAATACCGTATTTGATCAGATTAACGCTTGGTGGGCAGAAACGGCCAAAGCCGGCAAATGCTGCCTTCTGGGCGCCTACGGTCTGGGCAAGGCGCAGCGGTTGCTATGCGGCTTGGATGCCACTATCGGTCCAATCTTAACGCATAGCGCCACAGAAGCCACCAATCATATTTTGCGCGATCAGGGTTTTGATCTTCCCAAAACTCAAAAAATTATGCCAGATACGGATCGCAAAGCCCAACGCGGTGCGCTAATTTTGGCGCCTCCTTCGGTATTTGGCAGCGCCTGGGCCAAACGCTTTGGCGAAACTTCAACAGGTTTCGTCAGCGGTTGGATGGCGCTGCGCGGTATTCGGCGGCGGCGTGGTTTTGATCGGGGCTTTGTTTTATCCGATCATGCGGACTGGCCGGCTTTAAACGCTGTTGTCAAAGAAACTGGCGCAGAAAACATATATGTTACGCATGGTTACACTGATATATTCAACAACTGGTTGAACGATCAGGGCTATAATTCATCCATTGTAAAAACCGATTTTACGGGGGATGAAGCTGAGCTGCCTGAGGAAGAGAGCGCCGAATGA
- a CDS encoding aldolase: protein MSRISDFRRKMLSGAPLAGTFLKTPHYIMIEILAQSGLDFLCLDAEHAPFDRAAMDQSIAVATALDFPILIRVGDGSEREILQALDYGAVGIVVPHVDSVEKAQSITRMARFGHRGRGYAGSTRWAGYATQSMPELLRKSRDETVVIAQVEEPEAVLVAKDLASIEGIDGLFVGPADLSVGYGKTDQTSEELQAALRSVGEAARASNKAYMSFVGTVEQAAEWHEKYGLTVFFVASEHNWLRAGAAAVAKGVHKLT from the coding sequence ATGTCACGCATATCGGATTTTCGGCGAAAAATGTTATCGGGGGCTCCTTTAGCGGGAACCTTCCTGAAAACACCACATTACATCATGATTGAGATTTTGGCGCAGTCTGGATTAGACTTTTTATGTTTGGATGCCGAACATGCGCCATTTGATCGGGCCGCCATGGATCAATCTATTGCCGTTGCAACAGCGCTTGATTTCCCAATTTTGATTCGGGTGGGTGACGGCAGCGAGCGCGAAATTTTGCAGGCTTTAGATTATGGCGCGGTTGGTATTGTTGTGCCCCATGTTGACAGCGTTGAAAAAGCGCAGTCGATTACCCGTATGGCGCGGTTCGGGCATCGCGGTCGGGGTTATGCCGGATCGACGCGCTGGGCCGGTTATGCCACGCAATCAATGCCCGAACTTTTGCGAAAGTCGCGTGATGAAACCGTTGTGATCGCTCAGGTGGAAGAGCCAGAGGCGGTTCTTGTTGCAAAGGATCTTGCCTCAATCGAGGGGATTGATGGTCTGTTTGTTGGGCCGGCTGATTTATCGGTTGGCTATGGTAAAACCGATCAAACCAGCGAAGAATTGCAAGCAGCATTGCGCAGCGTGGGCGAGGCGGCGCGCGCCTCGAATAAGGCGTATATGAGCTTTGTGGGTACTGTAGAGCAAGCTGCAGAATGGCACGAGAAATATGGCTTAACGGTGTTTTTTGTGGCTTCTGAGCATAATTGGCTGCGCGCTGGTGCTGCTGCGGTTGCCAAAGGCGTGCATAAGCTCACTTAA